A genomic stretch from Telmatocola sphagniphila includes:
- a CDS encoding MarR family winged helix-turn-helix transcriptional regulator, with protein MEAQISKLRYDSAEQEVYLNLWRTYDRLRAYEDALFARFDLTPQQYNVLRLLKAEHPEPVATLTIAERLVSRAPDITRMLDKLEARKLISRQRSETDRRTVHIRITLNGIALLDQISEPLRECHNQQLGHLNKSQLKQLVELLKLARQPHEDSNNTWR; from the coding sequence ATGGAAGCTCAGATATCCAAACTGCGATACGACTCCGCGGAGCAGGAGGTCTACCTCAACCTGTGGCGGACCTACGACCGATTGCGGGCTTACGAGGATGCCTTGTTTGCGCGGTTTGATTTGACGCCGCAGCAGTACAACGTGTTACGGCTATTGAAAGCGGAGCATCCTGAGCCGGTGGCGACTCTGACGATTGCCGAGCGATTGGTCTCTCGGGCTCCGGATATCACGCGAATGCTGGATAAGCTCGAGGCGAGGAAGCTGATTAGCCGTCAGCGGTCCGAGACGGATCGCCGTACAGTGCACATTCGCATCACGTTGAATGGGATTGCTTTGCTCGATCAGATTTCCGAGCCGTTGCGGGAGTGCCATAATCAGCAGCTTGGGCATCTGAATAAGAGTCAGTTGAAGCAGTTGGTGGAGCTATTGAAGCTCGCCCGGCAGCCGCACGAAGATTCGAATAATACCTGGCGATAA
- a CDS encoding P-II family nitrogen regulator produces the protein MKLILAIIQPQKLEAVKEALNKVEVFRLTIVDVQGFGRQKGRSEMFRGHEVATNLVRKVQLQIAVNEDFVEPTVNAIMEAGRSGVEGRIGDGKIFILPLEDVIRIRTGERGPEAI, from the coding sequence ATGAAACTGATCCTGGCGATTATTCAGCCGCAAAAATTGGAAGCGGTGAAGGAAGCCCTCAACAAGGTTGAAGTGTTCCGCTTAACCATCGTTGATGTCCAGGGCTTTGGTCGGCAAAAAGGCAGATCGGAAATGTTTCGCGGCCATGAAGTGGCCACGAATCTGGTGCGTAAAGTGCAACTTCAGATCGCCGTGAACGAAGATTTCGTGGAACCGACGGTGAATGCCATCATGGAAGCGGGGCGATCGGGTGTGGAAGGTCGCATCGGGGACGGTAAAATTTTCATACTGCCTCTGGAAGATGTGATCCGAATTCGAACCGGCGAACGGGGACCGGAAGCCATATGA
- a CDS encoding formylmethanofuran dehydrogenase subunit A, giving the protein MSLLRIANGTVYDPANGIDGIVSDIWVEAGKIVAPPRGRKKATRTIDASGQLVFPGGIDMHSHIAGPKVNFSRKMRPEDRRNAVYPKTDLLRSGTGGSTPTTFTTGYLYGGLGYTTAFDAAIPPLGARHAHEEFRDTPVIDKGFFILLGNNHYAMKLIAAQEQEVLSAYAGWLLNATKGYALKIVNPGGVERWKQGAGHDTQLDTVVDGFGITPRQIITGVAQAAIDLNLPHPVHIHGNQLGIAGNWRTTLETMRALEGRRAHLTHVQFHSYGGEPNGEGFCSRVSELVDYVNSHRNISIDVGHVNFGKTTSMTGDGALGYFLHRVTGKKWFNSETECEAGCGIVPIEYKQRSLIHALQWIIGLEWYLLMQDPWRIAMSTDHPNGGVFLAYPEMIQLLMSRDYRREVLTKLPASIAGRCVLPSLEREYTLNEIAIITRASPARLLGLKDKGQLGVGADADITLYSPHPTWKQTFELPRMVLKAGEIVCENGEFRHIPFGLLHAVNPSFDDGWLAHFRNWFQDNYSIQFDNFAVDDSYLQEGVVLQSC; this is encoded by the coding sequence ATGTCTCTTTTGCGCATTGCGAATGGCACGGTGTACGATCCCGCCAACGGGATCGATGGCATAGTGTCCGACATCTGGGTAGAAGCAGGTAAGATTGTCGCTCCGCCGCGCGGCCGGAAAAAGGCCACTCGAACTATTGATGCCTCCGGGCAACTCGTTTTTCCCGGCGGCATCGATATGCACAGTCATATCGCCGGACCCAAGGTGAATTTCTCCCGAAAGATGCGTCCGGAAGATCGCCGGAATGCCGTCTATCCAAAAACCGACCTGCTCCGTTCGGGTACAGGCGGATCGACGCCTACCACATTTACAACAGGCTATCTTTACGGGGGCCTGGGTTATACCACGGCCTTCGATGCGGCCATCCCACCCTTGGGAGCCCGCCACGCTCACGAGGAGTTTCGCGACACGCCCGTAATCGACAAGGGATTTTTCATTCTGCTGGGTAACAATCACTATGCGATGAAACTGATTGCGGCCCAGGAGCAGGAAGTGCTCTCGGCATACGCGGGTTGGCTGTTGAACGCGACCAAGGGCTATGCCCTGAAAATCGTCAACCCCGGCGGGGTGGAGCGATGGAAACAGGGGGCCGGACACGATACACAACTCGATACGGTTGTGGACGGCTTCGGCATTACTCCCAGACAAATTATTACTGGTGTTGCCCAAGCGGCCATCGACCTGAATTTGCCCCATCCGGTTCACATCCATGGCAATCAGTTGGGGATAGCCGGGAACTGGCGAACCACTCTCGAAACGATGAGAGCTCTGGAAGGTCGCCGGGCCCACCTGACACATGTTCAGTTTCACAGTTATGGTGGCGAGCCGAACGGTGAAGGTTTCTGCTCGCGAGTGTCCGAGTTAGTCGATTATGTGAATTCCCATCGGAATATCAGCATCGATGTCGGTCATGTGAATTTTGGCAAAACGACTTCGATGACCGGAGACGGTGCGCTCGGATATTTCCTGCATCGAGTGACGGGCAAAAAGTGGTTCAACAGCGAAACCGAGTGCGAGGCCGGCTGCGGCATCGTTCCCATCGAATATAAGCAGCGCAGCCTCATCCACGCTTTGCAATGGATCATCGGTCTGGAGTGGTATCTGCTCATGCAGGATCCCTGGCGGATCGCCATGAGTACCGATCATCCCAATGGCGGGGTGTTCCTCGCATACCCCGAGATGATTCAACTGCTCATGAGTCGGGATTACCGTCGAGAAGTCCTCACCAAACTTCCGGCGAGTATTGCAGGTCGATGTGTGTTACCGAGCCTCGAACGAGAATACACTCTCAACGAGATTGCAATTATCACACGAGCTTCCCCGGCCAGACTTCTAGGTCTGAAGGATAAAGGGCAACTCGGAGTCGGCGCCGACGCGGATATCACCCTATATTCGCCGCATCCTACCTGGAAACAAACTTTCGAGCTGCCTCGCATGGTCCTCAAAGCGGGCGAAATCGTCTGTGAGAACGGCGAATTTCGACACATCCCCTTTGGGCTGCTGCATGCCGTGAATCCCAGCTTTGATGACGGCTGGCTGGCGCATTTTCGGAACTGGTTTCAGGACAACTATTCGATTCAATTCGATAACTTTGCCGTAGATGATAGCTATCTGCAAGAAGGCGTCGTATTGCAAAGCTGTTAA
- a CDS encoding NAD(P)/FAD-dependent oxidoreductase has product MIPASQTQPDVIVIGGGPSGTTAATLIAQKGYKVEIYERDHFPRFHIGESLIPQTYHTLNRLKMLPKMKGSHFIKKYSVQFVTEHGKISEPFYFHENKDHESSQTWQVRRSEFDLLMLNNAREQGVTVHEGARVLEVLFEGKRAVGIRVKLEDGTEKEVRAQVVVDASGQSSMIISRLGLREWDPILKKAAIWTYWKGAYRDVGKDEGATIVLQTKGKKGWFWYIPLHDDILSVGVVAGYDYLFKDRDTKDYETIYNEEVANCPGLQPRIANATRIEAFRAQKEYSYRASQAGGDGWVLVGDAFGFLDPLYSSGVLLALCSGQMAADAVCEGLAKNDTSEHQLRSWEKGYVQGMERMRRLVCEFYEGFSFGRFIKKHPDLKGLVTDVLIGDVFKEEVDVLWPLMDELKAERKAALAAN; this is encoded by the coding sequence ATGATACCGGCCTCGCAAACCCAACCCGATGTCATCGTAATTGGTGGCGGTCCTTCCGGAACTACCGCAGCGACTCTTATTGCTCAAAAGGGTTATAAGGTCGAGATTTACGAACGCGATCATTTCCCACGTTTTCACATTGGGGAATCGCTGATACCTCAGACGTATCACACCCTCAATCGACTGAAGATGCTTCCCAAAATGAAGGGCAGCCATTTCATCAAGAAGTACAGCGTCCAGTTTGTGACTGAACATGGCAAGATTTCGGAGCCGTTCTACTTCCACGAGAATAAGGATCACGAATCCTCACAGACCTGGCAGGTGCGCCGCAGCGAGTTCGACCTGTTGATGCTGAATAATGCACGGGAGCAGGGTGTTACCGTTCACGAAGGCGCACGCGTTTTGGAAGTTTTGTTCGAAGGTAAGAGGGCCGTCGGAATTCGCGTTAAGCTGGAAGACGGCACCGAGAAAGAAGTTCGAGCCCAAGTTGTCGTTGATGCCAGTGGCCAGAGCTCTATGATCATTAGTCGGCTGGGGCTCCGGGAGTGGGATCCGATTTTGAAAAAAGCCGCGATTTGGACTTACTGGAAAGGGGCCTACCGGGATGTCGGCAAGGATGAAGGGGCCACCATTGTCCTCCAAACCAAAGGCAAGAAGGGTTGGTTCTGGTATATCCCCTTGCACGATGACATTTTGAGCGTTGGGGTGGTGGCGGGTTACGACTATCTCTTCAAGGATCGTGACACCAAAGACTACGAGACGATTTACAACGAAGAAGTGGCGAACTGTCCCGGTTTGCAACCGCGCATCGCCAATGCCACCCGCATTGAAGCCTTCCGGGCCCAGAAGGAATATTCCTATCGAGCGAGTCAGGCCGGTGGGGATGGCTGGGTTCTCGTGGGGGATGCGTTTGGCTTCCTGGATCCTCTTTACTCCTCGGGCGTGCTTTTAGCCCTTTGCTCGGGGCAAATGGCCGCGGATGCTGTCTGTGAAGGCTTGGCCAAGAACGATACCTCGGAACATCAGTTGCGCAGCTGGGAAAAAGGCTACGTCCAGGGTATGGAGCGGATGCGCCGTCTCGTCTGCGAGTTCTATGAAGGCTTCAGCTTCGGTCGCTTTATTAAAAAACATCCCGATCTCAAAGGCTTGGTGACGGATGTGCTGATCGGCGACGTCTTCAAAGAGGAAGTTGATGTTCTCTGGCCTTTGATGGATGAATTGAAGGCCGAGCGGAAAGCGGCTCTCGCAGCGAATTGA
- a CDS encoding alpha/beta hydrolase, with amino-acid sequence MRLLSATSLMLLFLGSQLSAEETPIVVKLWPEGKVPGDKNSGPEKFTGKDGSRNLTGITDPTISVFKAPAEKNTGTAIVIAPGGGYSVLAWDHEGLQVAEWLNSIGINAVLLKYRVPVNSKYRDKPNFAPLQDAKRAICLTRAHAKEWGIDTKRIGILGFSAGGNLTALASTCYGESSYEPIDEADKLSARPDFSVLVYPAYLAASNSDKLVDHIKINGETPPAILIHATDDPIDSLNSILYYRELKKNKVPVEMHLYSQGGHGYGMRKSGLPVNDWPKRCEEWFKVRGLLQSAANK; translated from the coding sequence ATGCGTTTACTCTCCGCTACCTCGTTGATGCTATTATTTTTGGGATCGCAACTCTCGGCTGAGGAAACGCCGATTGTGGTGAAACTCTGGCCCGAGGGCAAAGTCCCAGGGGATAAAAATTCCGGCCCGGAGAAATTCACCGGCAAGGACGGTAGTCGGAATCTAACAGGTATTACCGATCCCACAATTTCTGTGTTCAAAGCGCCCGCCGAGAAAAATACAGGTACGGCCATCGTGATAGCCCCCGGCGGCGGCTACAGCGTTCTCGCTTGGGATCACGAGGGGTTGCAGGTGGCGGAGTGGTTGAATTCCATCGGGATCAATGCCGTGCTACTGAAGTATCGGGTTCCGGTGAATTCCAAGTATCGCGATAAACCGAATTTCGCGCCCTTGCAGGACGCCAAGCGGGCAATTTGTCTCACTCGCGCACACGCCAAGGAGTGGGGTATCGATACCAAGCGGATTGGGATTCTCGGTTTTTCAGCCGGCGGAAATCTCACGGCCCTGGCGAGTACTTGTTATGGTGAGTCGAGTTATGAGCCAATAGATGAAGCCGATAAACTAAGTGCGCGTCCCGACTTTTCGGTTCTCGTCTATCCCGCCTATTTGGCAGCTTCCAATTCGGATAAGCTGGTCGATCACATTAAAATTAATGGGGAGACCCCTCCCGCAATCCTCATCCACGCTACTGATGATCCGATCGATTCGCTGAACAGCATCCTCTATTATCGGGAGTTGAAGAAGAACAAAGTGCCCGTGGAAATGCATCTCTATTCGCAGGGTGGTCATGGTTACGGAATGCGCAAATCCGGGTTGCCGGTGAACGACTGGCCGAAGCGCTGCGAGGAGTGGTTTAAGGTTCGAGGGCTGCTGCAATCCGCAGC
- a CDS encoding cation:proton antiporter, producing MFKLSGSLRKSILVPLFAGCVLIGLSVLLFLVIRSQGNRLVAPEITATTSLISTGTAGNFDLTAHILSTLSAVIALGFILGRGLRFLGQPPVIGEVLAGILLGPSLLGLLSPEAMHYLIPGPETDPKEQVLTALKVIAELGVILYMFLVGLELNGEKLRLHARSAVAISNVSILVPFLLGAALALWIYPILSDRSVPFTSFALFMGVAMSITAFPVLARILTDLRMEKTDLGVTALSAAATGDVTAWCLLALVIGVAQSQVENAMLVLVYTAFFIGSMFVLVRPVLERFCNFLESKPLPGYAIPVIFVAILFSAGVTQIIGIHAVFGAFLLGVLIPHDSKLSREFSDKLTDIVTLVFLPAFFAVAGLSTRMDLIAGREYKLICLAIIVVAIAGKFGGTYFAARFTGRDRRTSAALGALMNTRGLMELIVLNIGLSMGVISPALYAMLVLMALVTTVITAPAVSLLIPKKPAETRTV from the coding sequence ATGTTCAAGCTGTCGGGCAGTCTGCGAAAATCGATCTTGGTCCCCTTGTTCGCAGGCTGCGTCCTCATTGGTTTGAGCGTCCTGTTATTTCTGGTCATTCGATCCCAGGGAAATCGTCTCGTTGCTCCGGAAATCACTGCGACCACATCACTCATTAGCACCGGGACAGCCGGCAATTTTGATCTCACTGCTCACATTCTTTCGACACTTTCGGCGGTTATTGCGCTGGGCTTCATTCTTGGACGCGGGTTGCGGTTTCTCGGTCAACCGCCGGTAATTGGGGAGGTCCTTGCGGGGATCCTTCTAGGCCCTTCTCTTCTGGGGCTCTTATCTCCGGAAGCGATGCATTACCTGATCCCTGGGCCGGAGACCGATCCCAAAGAGCAGGTTCTGACGGCCTTGAAGGTGATTGCGGAACTTGGCGTTATCCTCTATATGTTCCTCGTGGGATTGGAACTCAATGGCGAAAAACTCCGTCTACACGCTCGCTCGGCGGTCGCGATTTCCAACGTTTCCATTCTGGTTCCCTTTCTCCTGGGGGCAGCTCTCGCACTTTGGATCTACCCGATTCTCTCGGATCGCTCAGTACCCTTTACAAGCTTTGCACTGTTCATGGGTGTGGCCATGTCCATCACCGCCTTCCCTGTGCTGGCAAGAATTCTGACTGACCTGCGAATGGAAAAGACAGATCTGGGAGTCACCGCACTCAGTGCCGCTGCCACGGGGGATGTTACCGCCTGGTGTCTACTGGCTTTGGTAATTGGTGTTGCCCAATCGCAGGTGGAAAATGCGATGTTGGTTCTGGTTTACACGGCATTCTTTATCGGATCCATGTTTGTCCTGGTGCGACCCGTGCTGGAACGGTTTTGTAATTTTCTCGAGAGTAAACCACTTCCCGGGTATGCCATTCCGGTGATATTTGTGGCCATTCTCTTCTCGGCTGGTGTGACTCAGATCATTGGGATTCATGCAGTTTTTGGTGCTTTTTTATTGGGTGTCCTCATCCCCCATGACAGTAAGTTGTCGCGGGAATTCTCTGATAAGCTCACCGATATCGTGACACTGGTTTTCCTGCCCGCCTTCTTCGCGGTGGCGGGGCTGAGTACGCGGATGGATCTCATCGCCGGTAGGGAGTACAAGTTGATCTGTCTGGCGATAATCGTCGTGGCGATAGCTGGAAAGTTTGGCGGCACTTATTTCGCGGCCCGATTTACCGGGCGAGATCGCCGAACCTCGGCGGCTCTCGGGGCTCTTATGAATACCCGCGGCCTCATGGAGTTAATCGTGCTGAACATTGGACTGAGCATGGGTGTGATTTCGCCCGCGCTGTATGCCATGCTCGTTCTGATGGCTCTCGTTACCACGGTTATCACCGCACCGGCCGTCTCTCTGCTTATACCCAAAAAACCGGCGGAAACTCGGACGGTCTGA
- the ilvB gene encoding biosynthetic-type acetolactate synthase large subunit, translating to MAEKKSAETPMNGADILVQSLIRNGVEVVFAYPGGASMPIHQSLTKVQNKIRTILPRNEQGGGFMAHGYARTTGKVGVCLATSGPGATNFVTILADAKMDSIPVIAITGQVSTPVIGTDAFQETPIVEVCRPITKHHYLLQKTEDITRVMKEAFYIATTGRPGPVIIDIPKDLQQKEIIPNWDPPMNLPGYKPFRAAERGELIKILELIRNSKKPFIYGGGGVVGSGASEALKQFASSTGIPVGLTLHGLGGFPADHYLCLQMLGMHGTVYSNMAINEADLLLAFGVRFDDRVTGKLSEFAKHGKIVHIDIDPSELNKNKIAHVGIHGDLKGAVEGLNQLLQEDSFKDLSKGSRYGDWMKQIDKWREEDPMTFNDREDAILPQYAIKRLYEILKERKQLDETIITTGVGQHQMFAAQYFKFNKPRHWVTSGGLGTMGFGLPSAMGAQVAHPSNLVVNIDGDGSFLMNIQELGCAYAEKIPVKTLLLNNQHLGMVVQWEDRFHGSNRGHTYLGAGMENEPYPNFVQIAKGFKVLGKTISSKKDLDAALEEMIDSNGPFVLDVMVPHQEHVLPMIPSGKTVKDIIKV from the coding sequence ATGGCTGAGAAGAAAAGTGCCGAAACTCCGATGAATGGCGCCGATATACTGGTCCAGTCGCTCATTCGCAATGGAGTGGAAGTCGTATTCGCCTATCCTGGTGGGGCATCGATGCCCATTCACCAGTCTCTGACCAAAGTGCAAAATAAGATTCGCACGATTCTACCCCGGAACGAGCAGGGCGGGGGCTTCATGGCCCATGGCTATGCCCGGACCACAGGTAAAGTCGGGGTCTGTCTGGCAACTTCAGGACCCGGAGCGACGAACTTCGTCACTATCCTGGCCGATGCCAAGATGGACTCCATTCCGGTGATTGCGATCACAGGTCAGGTAAGTACGCCCGTCATCGGCACCGACGCCTTTCAGGAAACGCCAATCGTCGAAGTTTGCCGACCAATTACGAAGCATCATTACCTGCTGCAGAAAACCGAAGATATCACCCGAGTGATGAAAGAGGCTTTCTACATCGCTACTACCGGCCGACCGGGCCCGGTGATTATCGATATTCCCAAGGATCTTCAGCAGAAAGAAATCATTCCCAACTGGGATCCGCCAATGAATCTGCCCGGCTACAAGCCCTTCCGGGCAGCCGAGCGCGGCGAACTCATCAAGATTCTCGAATTGATCCGCAATTCCAAGAAGCCTTTCATCTACGGCGGCGGCGGTGTCGTCGGTTCCGGAGCTTCTGAAGCCCTGAAGCAGTTCGCTTCTTCTACCGGTATCCCCGTCGGTTTGACGCTGCATGGACTGGGCGGATTCCCGGCTGATCATTATCTCTGTCTGCAAATGCTCGGCATGCACGGGACCGTCTACTCGAACATGGCGATCAACGAAGCCGACCTGCTGTTAGCGTTCGGCGTCCGCTTCGACGACCGCGTGACGGGCAAACTCAGCGAGTTTGCCAAACATGGCAAGATCGTTCACATCGATATCGACCCCTCCGAACTGAATAAGAACAAAATCGCCCACGTCGGCATTCACGGCGACCTGAAGGGCGCTGTCGAGGGATTGAATCAACTCCTGCAGGAAGACAGCTTCAAGGATCTCTCCAAGGGCAGCCGCTACGGCGATTGGATGAAGCAGATCGACAAATGGCGGGAAGAAGACCCGATGACCTTCAACGATCGGGAAGATGCGATATTGCCGCAATACGCGATTAAACGTTTGTACGAAATACTCAAAGAGCGCAAGCAACTCGACGAAACGATTATCACGACGGGTGTCGGTCAGCATCAGATGTTTGCAGCCCAGTACTTCAAGTTCAACAAGCCCCGCCATTGGGTTACCAGTGGTGGCTTGGGCACGATGGGTTTTGGATTGCCCTCGGCCATGGGAGCACAGGTCGCCCATCCGTCGAACCTGGTGGTAAACATTGATGGCGATGGCAGTTTCCTGATGAACATTCAGGAATTGGGCTGTGCTTACGCCGAAAAGATTCCAGTGAAGACCCTGCTATTAAACAATCAGCATCTGGGTATGGTGGTTCAGTGGGAGGATCGCTTCCACGGCTCAAACCGCGGGCACACCTATCTGGGTGCGGGGATGGAAAATGAACCGTATCCGAATTTCGTGCAGATTGCCAAGGGCTTCAAAGTCCTGGGAAAAACGATCAGTTCGAAGAAAGATTTGGACGCCGCTCTGGAAGAGATGATCGATTCCAATGGCCCGTTCGTTCTGGACGTGATGGTCCCGCATCAGGAACACGTGCTGCCGATGATCCCAAGCGGCAAGACCGTGAAGGACATCATTAAGGTCTAG